In a single window of the Nicotiana tomentosiformis chromosome 10, ASM39032v3, whole genome shotgun sequence genome:
- the LOC104093279 gene encoding tetraspanin-2-like, which translates to MDLGKYGYIIMLILNLFGIIISIPIIVIPLITVDKFCRETSMSMFLIAGIMIFTWSLAGLISSLCCWKVGFQEFIYMRSHVFILFIVVLLGTMAWWQSRTDSRLYTYYDWGTFKNCMVKKQVCQRNLRNGLERLSPFASHSLQDACCKYPKICDGGRNMSNKKSKNPNDPLTWMEIYDGLPVTNNNQQGEKQNKSNNETVEDCGKWSSDSNKLCFDCYACKNGYLDKQDQNWVTALSICVVNSVVLLSFSCYFYCKNLEEPNRGNTKCSKVHPVDV; encoded by the exons ATGGATCTTGGAAAATATGGCTACATTATCATGCTCATTCTCAATTTATTTGGAATTATCATATCCATTCCCATTATCGTTATCCCCCTCATAACAGTTGATAAATTTTGTCGTGAAACTTCAATGTCAATGTTTTTAATTGCTGGAATCATGATATTTACATGGTCATTAGCAGGTCTCATAAGTTCATTATGTTGTTGGAAAGTTGGTTTCCAGGAATTTATTTATATGAGGTCACACGTTTTTATCCTATTTATAGTAGTTCTTTTGGGAACAATGGCGTGGTGGCAATCTAGAACAGATTCTCGTTTGTACACATATTATGACTGGGGAACTTTTAAGAATTGTATGGTGAAGAAACAAGTTTGTCAAAGAAATTTAAGAAATGGATTGGAGAGACTGTCTCCATTTGCTTCACATTCCCTTCAG GATGCTTGCTGCAAGTACCCCAAGATATGTGACGGTGGTAGGAATATGTCGAACAAGAAGAGCAAAAACCCAAATGACCCTTTAACTTGGATGGAAATATATGATGGTCTCCCAGTCACTAACAATAATCAACAAGGTGAAAAACAAAACAAGTCTAATAATGAAACTGTTGAAGATTGTGGTAAATGGAGTAGTGATTCCAATAAGCTTTGTTTCGATTGCTATGCGTGTAAAAACGGATACTTGGACAAGCAAGATCAGAATTGGGTTACTGCATTATCGATCTGTGTTGTTAACAGTGTTGTCCTCCTTTCGTTTTCTTGTTACTTTTATTGTAAGAATTTGGAGGAGCCTAATCGGGGAAATACCAAATGCAGCAAAGTTCATCCTGTTGATGTATAG